The Roseomonas haemaphysalidis genome segment CTTGCAGGCCCGTCAGCGTCAGGGACTGGAACACCGGGTCCAGCCAGGTGGCGAGTTGCGGCTGCGCCTCGGCCACCGGGGCCCGCACGGTGGGGGCGGGCTGGTAGACCATCTGCGCGCCCTTGGGGTCGGCCAGCACCAGCAGGTCCAGGGCGGCGATGGCGCCGTCGGTGCCGTAGACCATGGCGGCGTTGACGCCGTTCAGCTTTTCGGCGGCGGCGCGCATGGTCACCGCCGTGTCGCCGCCGGACAGCACCAGCAGGTTGGCCGGCGCCAGCTTGAAGCCGTAGGTGGACTGGAAGGCCGGCAGCGCGGCAGGGCTTTCCACGAATTCGGCCGAGGCCGCCAGCTTGAAGCCGGTCCAGCCGCCGTTCACCAGCCGCGCCAAGTCTTCCAGGCTGGCCAGCGTTTGCCCGGCGGGCGCGGAATCCTTGCGGATGGCGATGGCCCAGGTGTTGTTCGCGCTGGCCGGCTTCAGCCAAACCACCTTGTTGCGCTCGGCATCCAGCGCACGGACCTTTTCGTAGGCCTGTGCCGGGTCACGCCAGGCGGGGTCGCTTTCCTGGTTGAAGAAGAAGGCGCCGTTGCCGGTGTATTCCGGGTAGATGTCCACCTCGCCGGCCAGCAGCGCGCCGCGCACGATGCGCGTAGGGCCCAGCTGCAGGCGGCGGGACACGGACACGCGGTTGGCTTCCAGCACCTGGGCGATCATCTCGCCCAGCAGCGCGCTTTCCGTATCCAGCTTGGAAGACACGGTGACGGCGCGCCCCTGCGCGACAGCGAAGCGCGGCAAAGTGGCGGCCAGCGCCAAGCCGGCAGTGGCCTGCAGCAGAACGCGACGGGAAAGAATGTTGGGCATGGGCCGGCTCTCCGCGAAACAGTGCCGGCGGTTGCCCCCGCAAGCCGGGGCATGAACGCAGGCGCCGGCGAGTCGTTGCAAGGACGGCGGGCGAGGACGCGAATCGTGCTGGAGACGCGGGCGGCATGCTTCCGTGGCGGCACGCCGCGGGGCAGCAGGCAAAGCGGCCGCTCCCCGGCCGTTTCCGCTACTCCTCGGCCGCGAAGGCCGCCGCTGCGCCGAACAGCCCCGGCTGGGGGTGGCCCGCCAGCCGCACGGGGATGGATTGCATCATCGCCTCGAACCGCCCCTTGGCCGCGAAGCGCGCGGCAAAGCCGGACCGCGGCAGCACCGCATCGATGCGCGGGCTGATGCCGCCGGCCAGCACCACGGCGTTGGCGCCCTGGGCCAGTGCCAGGTCGCCCGCCACGGCGCCGAAGCAACGGCAGAAATGGTCCAGCGCCGCCATGGCCAGCGGTTCGGTGCCGGCCAGGGCCGCGTCCCACACCGCGCGGTCGCCGCGCGGCGCGGCCTGGATGCCCTGCTCGTCCAGCAGCGTCTCGTAGATCGCCAGCAGGCCGGGGCCGGACACCACGCGCTCGGCCGACACGCGGCCAAAGCGGGCGCGCAGCCGGTGCGCCAGGCGGTCCTCGAAGGCATCGGTCGGCACAAAGCCGGCATGGCCGCCTTCGGTGGGGATCACCCGTGCTGAGCCGCCCCGCTTCACCACCATGGCGACGCCGAGGCCGGTGCCGGGGCCGATCACGGTGAACACGCCATCCTCCGGCATCGGCCCGGCGGGGCCGCACACGGGGGTCAGGTGGTCCGGCGCCGCCTGCGCCACGGCATGGCCCACGGCGGCGAAGTCGTTCAGCAGGATGCAGCGGTCCACGTCCAGCTCGGCGGCCAGCGTGTCGGTATGCAGCGTCCAGGGGTTGTTGGTCAGTTGCAGCGCCCCGGGGCTGACCGGGCAGGCCACGGCCAGCGCCGCCTGCCGCGGCAGGACGCGCCCTGCGGTCCTGGCGAACGCGGCCCAGGCGGCGGCAAGGCCCGCATGGTCGGCGGTGCGCAGCACCACGGCCTCGCCCAGGCGCGCCACGCGGCGGCCGCTCAGCTCCGCCAGCGCGAAGCGGGCATGGGTGCCGCCGATATCCACCACCACGATCTCGCTCATCCGCCGCTCCCCACCTGCCGGGCCACGCGCCTAGCAGAGCCGGGCGGCGTCCGCCACTTTCCATCCACCCCGCCCGCCCGCATGCTGCGCCACCACCGCCAGCGAGTGCCTTTCCCCATGGTTTCCCGCATTCTGCCCGTGCAGCCCTTCGACTACGTGGTGTTCGGCGCCACCGGCGACCTGACCATGCGCAAGCTGCTGCCGGCGCTGTACAGCCGCTTTCGCGACGGGCAGTTCGGCACCGACAGCCGCGTGATCGCCGCCGCGCGCAGCGAGATGGACACGGCCGAATACCGTGAGCGCGCCGAGGCCGCGCTGCGCGCACATATCCCCGGCCACGACCGCACCGACCAGAGCGTGGCCGCCTTTCTGGCGCTGCTGAGCTACGCGGCGGTGGACGGCGCGGGCGAGGACGGCTGGGCCGCTCTGCTCGCCACCCTGGCGGAGCGCGAAGGGCAGGTGCGGGTGTTCTACCTGGCCACGGCGCCGGCGCTGTACGGCAGCATCTGCGAGCGGCTGGCGGCGCATGGCGCGATCGACGGGCGGTCCCGCGTGGTGCTGGAAAAGCCGCTGGGGCACGACCTCGCCTCGGCGCGTGCCATCAACACCGCGGTGGGCGCCGTGGTGCCGGAAGCGCAGATCTTCCGCATCGACCACTACCTGGGCAAGGAAACGGTGCAGAACCTGCTGGCGCTGCGCTTCGCCAACCCGATCTTCGAGCGGCTGTGGAACGCCGACGTCATCGACCATGTGCAGATCACGGTGGCCGAGACGGTGGGGGTGGAGCAGAGGGCCGGCTACTACGATACCTCCGGCGCTTTGCGCGACATGGTGCAGAACCACATCCTGCAGCTGCTGTGCCTGCTGGCCATGGAGCCGCCCGCCTCGCTGGACGCGGACGCGGTGCGCGACGAGAAGCTCAAGGTGCTGCGCGCGCTGCGGCGCATCCGCCCGGGCGAGGTCGCGGCGCAGTCGGTGCGCGGGCAATACGTGGCGGGCGCCGTGGGCAGCCAGCCGGTGCCGGGCTACCTGACCGAGCTCGCCGCCCAGGGCGGCAGCGGCGGCAGCACCACGGAAACCTTTTTCGCCATGCGCGCGCAGGTGGACAGCTTCCGCTGGGCCGGCGTGCCCTTCTACCTCCGCACCGGCAAGCGGCTGCCGCGCAAGGTCAGCGAGATCGTGGTGCAGTTCCGCACGCCCCCCTTCTCGCTGTTCCCGGCCGGGGCGCATGGCCCGTCGGAGCCCAACCGCCTGCTGATCCGCCTGCAGCCGCAGGAAGGCATGCGGCTGGAGATGATGACCAAGGACCCCGGCCCCGGCGGGCTGCGGCTGCGCCCCACCGGGCTCGACATCTCCTTCGAGGAAACCTTCGGCCAGCGCTTTCCCGATGCCTATGAGCGGCTGCTGATGGACGTGGTGCGCGGCAACCAGACCCTGTTCATGCGGCGCGACGAGGTGGAGGCGGCCTGGGACTGGGTGCAGCCGCTGCTGGATTCCTGGGCCGACAGCGCCGAGCCCCCCCGCCCCTACGCCGCCGGCGCCTGGGGCCCCACCGCCGCGATCGCGCTGATCGAGCGCGACGGGCGCACCTGGTACGAATAGCGCACCCCCGCCCCTGGCATTCCGCAGTGGTGGACGGCGCAAACGATCGCTAAAGGCGGGCGTTCACGTCTTATCACTGCCGCGAAAGCCCTGCACATGTACACGCTCGAGATCGGTGGCCAGCCCACCGCCATCATGAACGCCGACGAGGCCGATGCCCGCGCCATTCTGGAGGCCGACGGCTTTCTGGACGACCTCAAGACCCTGACCACCGAGGGCAAGCCCATCTGGGACGGCAAGGCTCCGCTCAACCTGCGCGCCTCCACCGAGGACGAAGTGGCCGAGTTCGAGGCCAGCGAGGACGAGGACGAGGAGGAAGAAGAGGACGAGGACTCCGCCACCGTCCTGTTCCTGGTTCCGCTGGACGACGACGAGGAAGACGAGGACGACGAAGAGGCCTGAGGCCCCGTCCGGGGAAAGCCACCGGCTTTCCCCCTCCACGCCTGCTGTCGTGGGGCATCCGCTGAAATAGCGGTCCCCCGGCATTCCGCCCCTTGTGGCGGGGGCGGCGCGATCCCAGCTTTCTGTCAGCAGCAACAACAGAAAGGAGGTGATCTAGTGTCTCATTGTTTGACGTCGGCCCCCGTGGCCCAGGCCTGGATCTCTCTGTCCCTCGCGCCGGCTTGCGCGCGCTGAGATAGGCCCCGCCGGCGCTTGGCGCCGGCCGGTACCAGGCCGGGTCCCACAGGGCCCACAGACAATGCCTGAACGACGGAAGGCCCCGGGGATCGCTCCCCGGGGCCTTCTTCATGTCCGGCCATCCCGGCGGTGCCGGGACCGCGGGATCAGCCCAGGCGGGACTTGAGGTCCTTGGCGGGCTTGAACTTCACGGACTTGCTGGCCGCGATGTCCACTTCCTCGCCCGTGGCGGGGTTGCGGCCCTTGCGGGCGGCGCGCTCGCTGATGGCGAAGCTGCCGAAGCCGGCCAGACGGACCTCGCGGCCCTCGCCCAGCGCGTCGCCCAGGCTGGTCAGCATCGCCTTCAGGGCGGCGTCGGCCTGGTTCTTGGGCAGGCTGGTGGCCGTCGCCACGGCGTCGATCAGGTCCTGGCGGCTCATCGGGCGGTTTTGATCGCTCAAAGGAATTCTCCAACTCATAGAAGCGCGGCAGCAAGGACACGGCTCGGGGGGCGCGGTCAAGACGGCTGCCGCGCTTTCCCCGCCTGCACGCCCCGGTTGTGACCGGAAATCGTCATCTGCATGCCATGCAAGCGTCACCGAACCCCAACAGGAAGGTCACGCAACCCGGTTAAGCAGCCGCCCCATGACGGAATTCACTGGGCATCCACCGCCGGGCGGCATCCACATCCGCGCCGTGGAAAAGCGTTTCGGCCACACGCAGGTGCTGCGCGGCGTGTCGCTGGACATCGCGGCGGGCGAGTTCGTGGCCCTGGTCGGGCCGTCCGGCTGCGGCAAGACCACCCTGATGCGCATCGTTGCCGGCATCGAGCAGGCGGATGCCGGCTCTGTCGCGATCGGCGACCGGGACGTGACGCGGCTGCGCCCGGGCGACCGGGACGTGGCCATGGTGTTCCAGTCCTATGCCCTCTACCCGCACCTGACGGTGGCCGAGAACATCCGAGTGCCGCTGGCGCTGCGCCGGCTGAACGCGTGGCAGCGGCTGCCGCTGCTGGGCGGCTGGATGCCAGGCGCCGCCGATGAGGGCCACCGCATGGACCAGGAGGTGCGCCGCGCGGCCGAGGCGCTGGGCCTGCGCGCCCTGCTGGACCGCCGCCCGGCGCAGCTTTCCGGCGGCCAGCGGCAGCGCGTGGCGCTGGCCCGCGCCATTGTGCGCCGCCCGGCGGCCTTTCTGATGGACGAGCCGCTGTCCAATCTCGACGCCAGCCTGCGGGTGCAGACGCGGCGCGAGATCGTGGACATCCACCGCCAAGCCGGCGCCGCCACCCTCTACGTCACGCACGACCAGTCCGAGGCCCTGACCATGGCCGACCGCGTGGCGGTGATGCAGGGCGGCGAGCTGCTGCAGGTGGCGACGCCCGAGGCCATCTACGCCGACCCGGCCGACCTGCGGGTCGCCACCTTTATCGGCTCGCCCCGCATCAACACCCTGCCGGCCGAGGCGGGGACGGACGGCATGGTGCGCGTCGGCGGCCATCCGGTGGGGCTTTGGGGCGCCCGTCCCGGCCCGCTGACGCTGGCGATCCGCCCCGAGGACCTGCTGCCCGCCGCCACCGGCCTGCCGGCACGGGCCGAGGCACTGGAGTTCCTGGGCGAGAGCCTGCTGCTGCATGCCCGCCACGAGGCCACCGGCACCCCCCTGGTGCTGCGCCTGCCGCCCGAGATGCGGCCGGACCTGCCGCCCGGCGGCAGCGCCTTCGCCCTGCAGTTCGACACCAGCCGCGCGCTGCTGTTCGGGCCGGAAGGCCACCGCGTCGGCGCCAGCGTGTTATCGGGGATGCACGCCCTTGTCTGACATGGCCTTGACGCGCGCCGCCCGCGCGCCCTGGGGCGAGGCGGCGGCGGCCTGGATGCTGTCCGCCCCCGCCGTGCTGGCCTATGTCCTGATGCTGGCGCTGCCGACCCTGGCCACCGTGCTGCTGGCCTTCACCGACTTCGAGCTCGGGGCCACGGGCTTCCGCTGGATCGGCCTCGACAACTTCGCCGAGATGCTGAGCGACCGCGGCTTCGGCATCTCGCTGCGCAACACGCTGATCTATGTGGGGCTGGTGACGCCGGGCTCCATCGCCGGCGCGCTGGCACTGGCGCTGCTGATCGAGGCGGGGCTGCGCGGGCGCACGCTGTTCCGCGCCGTGTTCTTTCTGCCCGTCGTCTCGCTCACCGTCGCGATGGCCGCCGCCTGGCAATACCTGCTGCACCCGACCATCGGCCCGTTGAACGCCATGCTGCGGCTGGCGGGGCTGGGCGCGCCGGAATGGCTTTCTTCCAGCTCCACCGTGCTGGTTTCCCTGGCGGCGATCGGCATCTGGGAGAACCTGGGGTTCAACCTGGTGCTGTTCCTGGCGGGGCTGACCGCCATCCCGCGCGAGTTGTACGCGGCGGCCGAGGTGGACGGCGCGCGCAGCGCCTGGGACCGCTTCCGGCTGGTCACCTGGCCGATGCTGGGGCCGACCACGCTGTTCGTGCTGACCATCACCATGATCCGCGCGGTGCGGGTGTTCGACACGGTGGCGGTGCTGACCCAGGGCGGGCCGAACAAGGCGTCGCAGGTGCTGCTCTACACCATGTACGAGGAAGGCTTCACCTACTTCCGCCTTGGCTATTCGGCGGCCGTGACGCTGGTGTTCCTTGCCATCGTGCTGGCCATCATGTGGCTGCAAACCCAGCTTCTCGACAAGCGGGTCCATTATGTCTGAACCCCGCCCCCCCCTGCTGCGCGATGCGCCGCGGCTGGCGCTGCTGGCGCTGGCCGGCGTCATCATGCTGATGCCCTACATCTGGATGGTCGCCGCCAGCATGAAGCCGCTGGACGAGATCTTCCGGGCCTCGCTCTCGCTTTGGCCGGAACGGTTCTTCGCCATCGAGAATTACGGCAAGGTCTTCGCCACGATCCCCGTCGGCCGCTACCTGTGGAACGGCCTCGTCGTCTGCGGCGGCATCCTGTTCTTCCAGCTGCTGTTCGCCGTGCCCGCCGGCTACGCGCTCGCGAAGCTGCGGTTCCCCGGCAAGGACCTTGTGTTCGGCGCGGTGATGCTGGGGCTGTTGGTGCCGCCGCATGTGCAGGCGCTGCCGCTCTACGTCGCCTTCAGCCAGGTGGGGCTGCTCAACAGCTACACCGCGCTGATCGCACCCTTCACCATCTCCGTCTTCGCCATCTTCCTGTTCCGCCAGTTCTTCCGCTCGCTGCCGGACGACCTGATCCACGCGGCGCGGCTGGACGGCTTCTCGGAACTCGCCATCGTCTGGCGCGTGGTGCTGCCCAATGCCTGGCCCGCCGCCACCGCCTTCGCCATCTTCTCCGTCGTCGCCCATTGGAACGACCTGTTCTGGCCGCTGATCGTCGTCAACGGCACGGACTACGCGACCCCCGCCCTCGGCGTGCTGTTTTTCCGCTCGGCCGAGGCGGGCGACGACTTCGGCGCGTTGATGGCGGCCGCCGTCATCATGACCGCCCCCCTCGTGATCGCCTTCCTGCTGGCGCAGCGCCGCTTTGTCGAAGGCATCGCCACCACCGGCCTCAAAGGTTGAACCTCTCCATGACCCAGCTGTCCCGCCGCGCGGCGCTCGCGCTGCCCGCCGCCCTCGCGCTCCCGGCGCTGGCGCGCGCCCAGTCCGCCGCCACCGAGATCACGGTCCACTACGCGCAGCCCAACATCTACAAGGAAAGCTACGACGCCATCCTCGCCGGCTTCAACAAGCGCGAGCCCGGCATCCGCGTGAACTTCGTCACCACGCCGAACTACGAGGAAGGCGCGCAGCTTCTGTTGCGCCAGGCCGCCACCAACCAGCTGCCGGACCTGTCCTACCAGGGCTTCAACCGGCTGCGCATGTTCGCTGAGCGCGGCGTCGCGCAGGACCTCCTGCCGCTGCTGAAGCAGGAGGCGGCCGACCCGGCGACGCTGGGTTATTCCGAGAACCTCCTGAAGCTAGCTTACTTCGGCAACATGCAGGCCGGCCTCGCCTACGCCGCCTCCAACCCCATCTGCTACTACAACGCCGACCTCGTGAAGCGTGCCGGCGGCGACCCGGACAACTTCCCGAAGGACTGGGACGGCGTGCTGGCGCTGGCCGCGAAGATCGACGCGCTGGGCGATGGCGTCGACGGCCTGTGGTACACCTGGAACGGCGACGACTGGATGTTCTCCGCGCTGCTGTTCGGCCATGGCGGCCGCATGCTCAACGAGAACGAGACGGACGTGGCCTTTGCCGGCCCCGAGGGCATGGCGTCGCTGAAGCTGCTGGAGCGCATGGTCAAGCAGGCCGGCATGCCGAACCTGACCGCCGTGGCCGCGCGCCAGGCCTTTGCCGCGGGCAAGATCGGCATGTTGTTCCAGACCACGGCGCTGGTGCGCGGCACCGCCGCCGCGGTGGGCAACAATTTCGTTCTCCGCACCACCGGCATGCCGGTGATCGACGCCGAGCGCGGCCGCCTGCCCACCGGCGGCGCCGCCGGCATGCTGACCGCCAAGGACCCCGCGAAGCGCGCGGCGGCCATGAAGTTCCTGCGTTATTCCACCGGCCCCGAAGGGCAGGCGATGATGGTCAAGGCCAGCGGCTACCTGCCCTGCAACCAGATCGCCATCGACGACCCGCAGTACCTGGGCGAATTCTACCGGGAAAACCCGCTGTTCGTGGCCTCCGTCAAGCAGCTCCCGATCAGCATCCCCTGGTATGCCTTTCCCGGCACCAACAGCGTGCGCGTGACGCAGACCATGGTCGACAACATGGCGCGCATCGTGGAAAGCCGTGCGACGCCGGAGCAGGTACTGCCCGAGATGGCCGCCGAGATCCGCCGCCTCCTGCCGCGCCGGAGCTGAGCACCATGGCCTTCCGCATTGCCCAGATCACCGACACCCACCTGTCGGAGCGCCACGCCGGCTTTTCCGCCAACTTCGACGCGCTGGCCGAGCATCTCCGCGAATCCGCGCCCGACCTGGTGGTGCATACCGGCGACGTGTCGGCGCATGGCGAGCTGGCGATCGATGACCTGCTGTTCGCCCGCCGCAAGATGGACGCGCTGGGCCTGCCGTGGCGCGCCATTCCCGGCAACCACGACGTCGGCAACGACCCCGGCCTCGGCAACACGCCGGCCGATGCCGAGCGGCTGTCGCGCTGGCGCGCGGCCTTCGGCGCCGATCGCTTCGTGCTGGACGTGCCGGGCTGGCGGCTGATCGGACTGGACACGCTGATCACCACCACCGACCTGCCGGACGCGGACGAGCAGTTCGCCGACCTGGCCGACGCCCTGGCTTCCGCCGGCCCGCGCGCCATCGGCCTGTTTCTGCACAAGCCGCTGTGCGAGGAAACGGTGACGGAAAGCGTCGTCACCTACTGGTCCGTGCAGCCCGGGCCGCGCCGGCGGATGCTGGACCTGCTGCACGCCTTTCGCCCCGCCTTTGTCGCGTCCGGCCACGTGCACCAGTGGCGCGACCGGGGCGTGTCGGAAGGGCTGCGGCAGATCTGGGCGCCGGCGGCGGCCTTCGTCGTCGGCGACACCTGGCAGCACCGCGCCGCCGGCGGCGCCAAGCCGGTGGGCTATGTGGAGCACCTGCTGCACGAGGACGGCCGCCACGAATGCCGGCTGGTCGAGCCGGCGGGCATGCAGGCCCATGACCTGGGCGAGATGCCGGGGATCTACGCGCCCATGCAGCCGGTGGTCGCCACCGCGGCGGAATGAGGCTCGGCGGGCCTCAGGGCCCGCCTCCCCCATCCGCCACTCAACGCGCCGGCGTGGTGCCCGCGCCGCCCGGCATCGCCATCGGGCTGTAGCCCTGCGGCACGGTGAGGCGGGTGGCCTCCACCGGGGCATAGGTCACCTGCGTGGCTTCCATCACCGTCATGGGGGTGCCGTTCGGCGGCGTGGTGACGGCGCGCAGCAGCACGCCGTCCTCGGTGATGCAGGAAGTTCCCCGGCCCTGGCCGGCGGTCACGTCCCACTCCGTGCAGGCCAGCCCGGCGACCGTGGCGGTGCCCTTGCGCGTGAAGGTGGCGCCGGGCGGCACGCCCTGGGTCATGGCGCCCACCGTCGCGGGGGGCATCGCCATGGTGGCGCGCTGCGCATCCATCACCATCACCGCCGTGTTGGCTTTCCGGTCGATCAGCATCCATCCCATGTTGCCCGGCGGGTCGATGCGCTGCTTGCCTTCGCTGACGGAAAAGGCCATCCGCATTTCCTGCGGGGCGGCCGGCGCACCACCCGCCGCCGGAGCGTTCATGCGGTAGGTGACGCTGACATCGCGGGTGGGCTGCAGGTGGGCCGGCTGGGCCAGCGCGGGCAGCGCGGCGAGCAGCAGCACCGCCGTGGGGGTCATGACGCGCAGCATGCGGTTCCTCCTGTTTTCTTGGAAGCCGAACCTGGACCGGACGCCGGGGGCTGTCCATGCCCGCCGCGCGCCCTTTATCCGGCGATCAGGATGTAGCGCATGCGGATGCGAAGGGTCATCGTGTCGCCCTGCATCTCCGGGGTGAAGCGCGGCACCATCTGGCCCCGGAACACCGACAATGCACCGATGTCCAGCAGGCGCGAGCCGGAGGTGGTGCGCAGCACCGCGGACCGCACCTCGCCGCTGCGCGCCACCACGATCTCCAGCACCGCCATGCCGCTTTCGCCGTTCCGCCCTGCCTCGGGCGGATAATAGATGTGGTTCTGTCCCCATTCGTGAAACGCGCCCAGCCAGCCGCCGGTCGGCGCCGTGCCGGCCACGTGCTCCACGCTGCTGCTGATGCCGGGGGCGGCCGGGCGCGCACGGCTTTCCGGCACCCGGCCCATGCTGAGGTCGATGCTGCCCGGCGGCATGCGCTGGCGCGGCGTGCCCCCACCTGGCGGCGCGAAGGCGATGGACGGCTGGCGGCTGAGGTCCAGCGTGCCGGGAAAGGGCGGGCGCGGCGCGGCGCGGGGGGCCTCGGCGGGTGGCTGTGGCGGCGGGCGCGGGCGCAGCGGCAAGGCCAGCTCGGTGCGGTCGGCCGGCGGCAGCCCCGGCAAAGGTTCCAGCGGCGGTGGTTCGGCCTGGGCTGGCTCGGGCGGCGCCGGCTCGGGCAAGGGCGGCGGGGCCTCGGCGACCGGCGGGGGCAGCGGCGGCGGCGGCACAGGGGGTGACACGGGGGGCGACACGGGCAGCGGCGGGGCGGCGGCCAGCGGGCCGGGCGTGGGTGACGGCGGGCCGGGCAAGGGCGGCGCATCGGGCGGCACCGGCAAGGGGGGCGCCGGGTCGGGGTCGCCCGGCGGCGGGGCCGGCGCGGTGTCCGGCGCGTCCGGCAGGGGCGGCGCGTCGCTGCCGGCGGTTTCGAACACCACCGGCACGCCCTCGGCCGCGCCGGGCGAGCCCAGCTCGCGCTGCGGCGGCGCCAGCAGAAACAAGAGGCCGGCCATCAGGTGCAGCAGCGCCGAGCCCGCGATCCAGGCCCACAACCGCCGGCGGCGCGGCGCGCGCGCGGGGCGCGGCAGCGGAACGGGCTTGGGCGGGGGCGGCGGGATGTGCAGGACGGCACCTCGGGGCGATGGAAAGCCTCCCTAGCACGGGGCCGCACGGGCCGCGCGTATCGTCCTGTTTTGGAATCGGCCGGGCTGCCCTACCCCCGCGCACCCCACCGTTGCGCAACCGCCTGTTCCTTCGGGCGGGCGAAATGTTCTACACGGTCGCCCATGACCGTCCTCGCCATCCGTGACCTGACCATCCGCATCGCCGGCCGCCCGCTGCTGGAGAACGCCGACCTGATGGTCGATCCCGGCCGCAAGATCGGCCTCGTCGGCCGCAACGGCGCCGGCAAGTCCACCCTGCTGCGCGCCATCACCGGCCAGCTGCAGGCGGACGGCGGCGAGATCCGCCTGGCCGCCCGCGCCCGCATGACCCATGTGGCGCAGGAAGCCCCCGGCGGCCCCACCAGCCTGATCGACACCGTGCTGGCCGCCGACACCGAGCGCGCCAGCCTGATGGCAGAGCTCGACACCGCCACCGACGGCACCCGCCTGGCCGAGATCCACGAGCGGCTGATCGCCATCCAGGCGGACAGCGCTCCCGCCCGCGCCGCCATCGTGCTGTCGGGCCTGGGCTTCGACGCGGCGGCGCAGCAGCGGCCGGTCAGCGAGTTTTCCGGCGGCTGGCGCATGCGCGTGGCGCTAGCCTCCGCGCTGTTCCTGGAACCCGACATCCTCTTGCTGGACGAGCCGACCAACCACCTGGACCTGGAAGCCACCATCTGGCTGGAAGGCTGGCTCACGCGCTTTTCCGGCGCCGTGCTGGTGGTCAGCCACGACCGCGGGCTGCTGGAGCGCTGCGTCGATGCCATCGCGCATCTCGACCAGAACAAGATCACCCTCTACCCCGGCGCCTACGACAACTTCGTGCGGGTGCGGACCGAGCGCGCGGCGCAGCAGCAGGCGGCCAACGTCAAGGTGGCGGCGCAGCGCGCCCACATGCAGGCCTTCGTGGACCGCTTCAAGGCGCAGGCTAGCAAGGCCCGCCAGGCGCAGAGCCGCATCAAGGCGCTGGAGAAGCTGCCGCAGATCGAGTCCGTGATCGAGGACCACGTCACCCGCTTCGCCTTTCCCGAACCCGCCGAGCTGCCGCCGCCGATCCTGGCGCTCGCCCGCGCCGATGTCGGCTACGACGGCCGCACCATCCTGGGCAACCTGGACCTGCGCCTGGACCAGGAGGACCGCATCGCCCTGCTCGGCGCCAACGGCAACGGCAAGTCCACGCTCGCCAAGCTGCTGGCCGGCCGCCTGGAAGCGAGCCGGGGCGAGGTGAAGCGCACGCCGCGCCTGAAGGTCGGCTACTTCGCGCAGCACCAGACCGACGAGCTGGACCTGAACGGCACGCCGCTGTCCCACATGCAGGCCGCACTCGGCAATAAGGCGACCGAAACGCAGTGCCGCGCGCAGCTCGCGCGCTTCGGCCTGGATGTCGAGCGCGCGGTGACCAAGATCTCCTCGCTCTCGGGTGGCGAGAAGGGCCGCCTGCTGCTGGCGCTTTGCACGCGCGAAGCCCCACAGCTCCTGATCCTCGACGAGCCGACCAACCACCTGGACATCGACGCGCGCGAGGCGCTGGTGCGCGCGCTGGCCGACTACCGCGGCGCCGTGATCCTGATCACCCACGACCCGCACCTGGTGGAGCTGGCGGCCGATCGGCTGTGGCTGGTGGGCGAAGGCAAGGTGACGCCCTTCGACGGTGACCTCGACGACTACCGCGCCTACCTCTCCGACCGCACCCGCGCCGCGCGCGCCGCCAACGCCAAGGAAAAGCCGCGCGACGAACGCAAGGAACGTGCCGAGGCCCGCGCCGCCAGCAAGGCCGCCCTTGCGCCCTTGCGTGACCGCGTGGCGCAGATCGAGGCGGACATGGCGCGCATGGGCAAGGAAGCCGAGATCATCGCCAAGAAACTCGCGGACCCGGCGACCCACGCGCGCTTCAAGCCCTCCGACATCGCCAAGGTGTCGCAGCGCCACGGCTTCCTGACCAAACAGGTCAAGGTGCTGGAGGAGGAGTGGCTGTCACTGCAGGAACAGCTC includes the following:
- the abc-f gene encoding ribosomal protection-like ABC-F family protein; this encodes MTVLAIRDLTIRIAGRPLLENADLMVDPGRKIGLVGRNGAGKSTLLRAITGQLQADGGEIRLAARARMTHVAQEAPGGPTSLIDTVLAADTERASLMAELDTATDGTRLAEIHERLIAIQADSAPARAAIVLSGLGFDAAAQQRPVSEFSGGWRMRVALASALFLEPDILLLDEPTNHLDLEATIWLEGWLTRFSGAVLVVSHDRGLLERCVDAIAHLDQNKITLYPGAYDNFVRVRTERAAQQQAANVKVAAQRAHMQAFVDRFKAQASKARQAQSRIKALEKLPQIESVIEDHVTRFAFPEPAELPPPILALARADVGYDGRTILGNLDLRLDQEDRIALLGANGNGKSTLAKLLAGRLEASRGEVKRTPRLKVGYFAQHQTDELDLNGTPLSHMQAALGNKATETQCRAQLARFGLDVERAVTKISSLSGGEKGRLLLALCTREAPQLLILDEPTNHLDIDAREALVRALADYRGAVILITHDPHLVELAADRLWLVGEGKVTPFDGDLDDYRAYLSDRTRAARAANAKEKPRDERKERAEARAASKAALAPLRDRVAQIEADMARMGKEAEIIAKKLADPATHARFKPSDIAKVSQRHGFLTKQVKVLEEEWLSLQEQLEAA